Genomic DNA from Edaphobacter lichenicola:
TCTCCCCCCAGGCCGCCGAAGAGTATCGCCGCGCGGTCTTCGCCAACCAGATCTCCATCGCCTCAAAGGAAGATCTCAACGCCTTCACTCAAAAGTACTTCCAATCTCATGGCCGCGTGATGCCGTTCGTCATCGATCCGAACGGTCTCTTCGCCGCCGAGGTACACGCCGATCAGACCCTCGGCGAGCGCGTCGGTCTCACTAAGACCCCGACCATCTTCATCGTCACCCACAAGGGCTTTGTCGAGGTCAACGATGTCACCCAGCTCTACGCCATGCTGGACACCGCAATCGCAGAGAACCCGGCACCCGCAGCGGCCAAGCCAAAGACCACGACAGCGAAGCGGTAGACCCATGACCAGGGCTCAGCTTCTACTCTCGGGCCTCCTGTTTACGACTGTTGCCGCAACAACGAATGCCCAGCAAAGCTCTACGGAGTTCATTCAGCCCTCGCGACCAGTTCCGACAGGCCTCGCACCCCACATGCAGGTGAAGCTGGTGAATCAGCAAACGGGTCAGCGCACCTACGCTGTCATCTTCAGCAAAGGCGACGAGGTCGTCAGCGGCCTGACCGGCTTCGCCAAACAATACCACGTCGGTGACGCGCACTTCACCGGCATAGGAGCAGTCTCCAGCGCCCTGACCGCATGGTTCGATTTAGATCGCAAACTCTACCACCCGCTGCCTGTCAACGAGCAGGTTGAGGTCCTC
This window encodes:
- a CDS encoding DsbA family protein, which gives rise to MRLIPMNRIVLAAALLLALPATIPALAQGFKDTSMLRAPAGSQVAIYEFEDLECPACSHAFPIVHAAVEKYKIPLLRHDFPLRMHVWSFDAAVIARYIQDKISPQAAEEYRRAVFANQISIASKEDLNAFTQKYFQSHGRVMPFVIDPNGLFAAEVHADQTLGERVGLTKTPTIFIVTHKGFVEVNDVTQLYAMLDTAIAENPAPAAAKPKTTTAKR
- a CDS encoding PPC domain-containing DNA-binding protein: MTRAQLLLSGLLFTTVAATTNAQQSSTEFIQPSRPVPTGLAPHMQVKLVNQQTGQRTYAVIFSKGDEVVSGLTGFAKQYHVGDAHFTGIGAVSSALTAWFDLDRKLYHPLPVNEQVEVLSMIGDIASFQGRPIVHTHVVLGKQDGTTVGGHLFEAWVNPTLEVFVTADDTPLNKRDDPSGLRLIDPTK